A part of Fusarium oxysporum Fo47 chromosome III, complete sequence genomic DNA contains:
- a CDS encoding uncharacterized protein (fungal protein of unknown function-domain containing protein): MDSAPTELAATIQAASIEHHPDPALDTNPPTAAERRQPVTLEHVKHEHDDGIDEEEDEEEDIPYSVLRPAPRHSHLPPLPDLRFEQSYLRSISKADTWWKVALITTRDQACICRVSKLLVANTVPDHHALDPGLSVQPLPLWLATLEQKCSIARQHIRCASKTLVVGSQQLEDTYPS, encoded by the exons ATGGACTCGGCTCCCACAGAGCTTGCCGCCACTATCCAGGCTGCAAGCATCGAACACCATCCAGATCCTGCTCTTGATACCAACCCGCCCACAGCAGCCGAGAGAAGACAACCTGTGACCCTAGAGCACGTCAAGCACGAGCACGACGATGGAatcgacgaggaggaggatgaagaagaggacatCCCCTACAGCGTTCTCCGACCGGCGCCCAGACATTCCCACCTACCTCCTCTGCCAGATCTGCGCTTCGAGCAGAGCTATCTTCGAAGTATCTCCAAGGCGGATACATGGTGGAAGGTGGCGTTGATCACAACGAGGGATCAGGCATGTATATGTAGAGTATCAAAGCTTCTGGTTGCTAACACGGTGCCAGATCATCATGCCCTTGACCCAGGGCTTAGTGTacaacctcttcctctgTGGCTGGCAACATTGGAACAGAAATGCTCGATTGCACGGCAACACATTAGGTGCGCGAGTAAGACGCTGGTGGTGGGGAGTCAACAATT GGAAGATACCTACCCATCCTAA
- a CDS encoding translation protein SH3-like domain-containing protein has translation MGRVIRNQRKGRGSIFTANTRLNKAPAKFRNLDYAERHGYLRGVVREIVHDAGRGAPLAKVVFRHPYRFKQVTETFIANEGMYTGQFIYAGKKAALTVGNVLPLGEMPEGTVVSNVEEKIGDRGTLGRTSGNYITIVGHNPDEGKTRIKLPSGAKKVVHSGSRGMIGIVAGGGRTDKPLLKASRAKHKFAVKRNSWPKTRGVAMNPVDHPHGGGNHQHIGKASTISRYAAQGQKAGLIAARRTGLLRGTQKTKE, from the exons ATGGGTAGAGTTATTCGCAACCAGCGTAAGGGTCGTGGATCCATCTTCA CGGCCAACACGCGCCTGAACAAGGCTCCTGCTAAGTTCCGCAACCTCGACTATGCCGAGCGCCATGGCTACCTTCGAGGTGTAGTCCGAGAGATCGTCCacgatgctg GTCGTGGTGCCCCTCTCGCCAAGGTCGTCTTCCGCCACCCCTACCGATTCAAGCAGGTCACCGAGACCTTCATCGCCAACGAGGGCATGTACACTGGCCAGTTCATCTACGCTGGAAAGAAGGCTGCTCTCACCGTTGGCAACGTCCTTCCCCTCGGTGAGATGCCTGAGGGTACCGTCGTCTCCAACgtcgaggagaagatcgGTGACCGTGGCACTCTCGGCCGCACTTCCGGCAACTACATCACCATTGTCGGCCACAACCCTGATGAGGGCAAGACCCGCATCAAGCTTCCCTCCGGTGCCAAGAAGGTCGTCCACTCCGGCTCCCGAGGAATGATCGGTATCGTCGCTGGCGGTGGCCGAACTGACAAGCCTCTCCTCA AGGCTTCTCGTGCCAAGCACAAGTTCGCTGTCAAGCGCAACAGCTGGCCCAAGACTCGTGGTGTTGCCATGAACCCCGTCGACCATCCTCACGGTGGT GGTAACCATCAACATATTGGTAAGGCTTCTACCATCTCCCGATACGCCGCCCAGGGTCAAAAGGCCGGTCTTATTGCCGCCAGAAGGACGGGTCTCCTCCGTGGTACCCAG